The DNA region GTCGACCAAGCCCGACCGTTCGCTCGCCGGCCTGACCCAGCGCTTCCGCGACATGGAGAAGCGGATCGTCGGGATGGAGGCCTATGTCGCCTCGAAGGAATTCGAACTGAACCGGGCGATCCGCGATCTGGACCGCTGAGGCTGGACCGCTGAGGCTTGGGCTGCTGACTTTCTTCCCTTACGGAGCGCCGAGATGACGCGTTTCCCGCCTTCCGCGCTCCTGGCGCTCGCTGTCGTGGCGCTCGCCGTCCTGGCGCCGGCGCTTCCCGCCCATGCCGACCAGCCGGCCGCCGAACCGCCGGTCATCGGTTTCCAGAAGCTCGCCCTGCCGGCGACGCCGGAGCACCGCGCGCTTGAGGTCGCGGTCTGGTATCCGGCGGAACCGGTGGGGGACTCCACGCTGGTCGGCGATACGCCGGTCATGACCGGGATGGCGCTGCGGGCCGGCGCCCCGCCACGGCCGGGGCGGCATGGGCTGGTGGTGCTGTCCCACGGCTATGGCGGCAATTGGACCAATCAGCAATGGCTGGCCGCCGGTCTGGTGGCCCAAGGCTATGTCGTCGCCGCCCCCAACCATCCCGGATCGACCAGCCGCGACATGGCCCCGCCGGGAGCCAGCATGCTGTGGAAGCGTCCCGGCGACATCAGCCGGGTCATCGACTGGTTGACCGGGGAGCCGCGCTGGTCCGGGCTGCTCATCGCCGACCGGGCGGCGGTGATCGGCCATTCGCTCGGCGGCTGGACCGCCGTGGCGCTGGCCGGCGGACGGTTCGAGCCATGGCGCCACGAGGCCGCCTGCAAGGCCCATCCGGCGATGGCGGCCTGCGGGCCGGAGATCGGCGCGTTGGAGGGCGGTGACACAAACGCGCCGACACCGACGTCCCAGGCTTGGTCAGGTGCGGCCTTGGCGGACCGGCGGATCGCGGCGGTCGTCACGCTGGATCTGGGCTTGGCGCAGGGGTTCGATCCGGCCAGCCTCGCCGCGCTCGACAAGCCATTCCTGGTGCTGGGTGCCGGTCCGGGCAACCCGAAAATGCCGGTGGAGCTGGAGTCGCGCCATCTGGCGGCGCTGCTGCCGCGCGACAAGGCGCGCTATGTCGAGATCGCCGATGCCAGCCATTTCAGCTTTCTCGGCATTTGCAAGACAGGCGCCATCCCGCTGCTGGAGGCCGCAAGCCCAGGGGACGGGATGATCTGCCGGGATGGCGACGGAACCGACGGGGACGGCCGCAACCGCGAGGCCATCCACCGTCAGCTGTCGGAACTGGTCGTCGGCTTCCTCACCTCAGCGATGCCCCCGCGAGCGATGCCGCCGAACTGAAGCGGCGCCCGCCGCGATGGCAAGCGGTCGATTGGGAACGGGACCGGCCGGACTGCCGACCCCGCGACGCGGACAGATCAGCGACGCTGACGGCGCCGGTCGCGGATGCGGATCGGAATCGGTTTCGGCGTGGGCATCGTGGCGATCAGACCGGCCAACGCCGCAGCCGTCGCCACCGCACCACCGAGCAGAACGAGATCCATCATAGGCCCTCCACCATCGAGATCGGCACCTTCACCCACATGGTGAAGCAGATGATTAGAACATGGTAGCGAAAAGAGAGACCGACAACATCCCTCTCCATCAGGGCAATCCCCAGGATGTGCTGTCGAACACAGCGATATCGGACACCCAGGACGCTCACCCGGCCTTGATCCAAATCACGGGCTGGGCCGTTATTGGATAAAAGGACAGGGCGTGGCCGTTCCCGCATCGGATGGGGCGGGCCGCCCCTGTCGTCCACGCGCCGCCTTCCCGGCCTTCGACGGAGCCCCACCCAGATGTCCGATACCGGTCTTCGCCCGCAAGCCGCCCGCCCGCAAGCTTCCCACGGGCGCAAAGGCCTGGTCTTCCGCGCCCTGCTGGTGAACGGGGCGGCCGGCGCGCTGACGGTTCTGCTGTTCGTCCTGCTGCTGTCGCTGGTGGCGCCGCCGGACGGGGTATCCTCGCCGGCGGCGCGGATGGCGCTGTGGGCGAGGCTGGCGGTCTGGCCGGCGCTGGTGCTGTTCCTGATGGTCGGCGGCGTGATGGCGATGCGTGGGCGCCATGCCGCGCTCAACCCGATCGACGATCCCGAATCGCGCGGGCAGCGCATCTGCCAGCGGGTGCTGTCCAACAGCGTGGAGCAATCCGCCATCTTCCTCCCGGCGCTGGCCGGTCTGGTCGCCACCCTGCCGCAGCCCTCGCTGGCGGCGGCGGCGGTGGCGACCGGACTGTTCGTGCTTGGCCGGTTGCTGTTCTGGGCCGGCTATCTTATCCATCCCTTCGCCCGGGCGCCGGGGATGGCGATGACGCTGACCGTCACTCTGATCGTGCTGGGCTGGGCCGTTCTGCTGCAACTGGGCGGGATGCGGCCCGGCTGACGGCTTTGTCGGCGGGCGCCGCGCTGGCCGGCGCCGCCGTCCTCGCCAGATGCAGCCAGCGCCGGTAGGCCCCGACGCCGACCGGCGCCCGATGCTTCAGCCCGATGCGCAGGATCTCCGGCAGAGCCAGCAGCACCTTCAGGTCGGTCAGGCGCGGGCCGTGGCGCAGGTTCTTCCAGCTGTTGCCGGCCCAGCTCCGCGCCAGCCGCCATGCCATCAGCGGGGCGGGGCAGCGCGCCACCTCGCGGATCAGGTCGTTGCGGTGGTTGTAGAAGCGCTCCAGTCCCGGCTTGCGGCCCTTCTCGCTCTTGTCGTGGTAGACCATCACATCGGGCAGGGCCACGACGCGGAAGCCGGCGCCGACCAGCCGCAGGCAACGGTCCTTCTCCTCGCCCTGGCGATAGAGCTCGGGCATGTAGAGGCCGACCCGCTCGACCGCGCTGCGCCGCAGCAGATGGCCGCATCCGACATACCAGGGCACATCGAAGGGGGCGGCATTCCTGGGGAAATAGACCAGCCCGTCGCGCGTCTCGATGTTGCAGGCGACGGCGGCGACCTCGGGATGGCTTTCCAGATGGGCGACGCAGCGGGCCAGCCCGTCCGGCTCCGCGAACCAGCTGTCGTCGTCCACCGACAGGATGCAGTCGCCGCTCGTATTCACGAAGCCGAAGTTGCGGGCCAGGATCAGCCCGCCATTGTGCGGCTGGCGGACATAGCGGACGGCCGGGAACTCCGCCCGCATCATCGCGCCGGTGCCGTCGCTGGAGCCGTCGTCGATGACGATGATCTCCATCGGCGGGGTGGTCTGGGCCATCAGCCGGGTCAGCGCGATGCGCAGTTCCGGCCCGCGGTTGTAGGTGGCGATGACGGCGCTGACGGTCAGCGTCATGACGGCTCCCTTCTGGCCAAGGACGGCCGGGGGCCGCCGGCGAAGCGTGTTGCGGGATTGGGCGGGGCCACCACCGGACCCAGCGGGTCGTCGTCCAGGATCCCCCAGGCGCGCAAGGCGCGGGTCAGCGCGATCCACAGCAGGATCGGCAGCAGCGAGAAGAAGCCGAACTTCACGATGGTGATGTTGCCGTCGCGGAACCATTGCAGGCACAGCGGCAGGAAGGCGCAATAGAACAGCACGGCGTAGCGGTTGCGGAATCCGCTGGTCCAGAACCAGCGGTGCAGCCGGCCCAGGATCAGCCCGACCACGACCATGGTGACGACCATGCCGATCCAGCCGGCGCTCATCCAGCCGTCGCCGGGCAGCGAGGTGGTCAGGTTGTAGAAGACGCCGTAATCGTTGAGGTCCACCCATTTCACCGGCGCCCCCACCGGCTTGCCCGGCCACAGCAGGCGCGGGATCGGTTCGGTGAACAGTTGCAGATACTGGGTGAACCAGGTGTAGGTCGCCGACTGTTTCGGCACCACCCACAGGATATAGGCGAGGAAGTCGAAATTGGCCAAATCCTGACCGGCCAGCGCGTCGAGCGCCCGGCCGCCGCCGCTGCCGCCGTTGAACCGGAAGAGGACGGAGACCGGGGCGTCGCCCGCCAGCACGTCGCGGAAGGCGTCGCGGTTGTTGCCGAGCACGGTGAACAGCCCCAGCACCGGGATGGCGGCCAGCACATGCCACAGCCGGAACCATTTGCTGCGGCTGCGGTAGAGCAGCAGCAGCACCAGCCCGAGGATGCCCATGATGATCGCCCAGCGGCCCCAGCCGAGATAGGCGCGGTAGGCGACGAAGCCGGCGAAGGGGATGAAGGACAGCGGGTGGAAGCGGCAGACCCAGATCAGTCCCAGGGTCAGCGGCAGGCCCATCGAATGGGCCTCGGCGATGTAGCCGGTGGTGTTGGTGTAGATCGGCTGGCCGGTCAGCGGATCGCGCTCCATCTGCACGTCGCCGGTGCCGTCGAAGCTGGCGCCGGCCTGGCGCTGGACCGCCGAATAGATGGCGAGCGGGGCGAGCAGCGCCGCCGTGGTCAGGAAGGCGACGATGTCGACGCGGTCGAAGGTGAAGCCGGGCGCCGGTTCGCCGTCCGGGGTCCAGTCGGGCCGGGCCAGACCGGCCCAGACGCAGGCGGCGGCGAAGGCGATCAGTCCGACCGAACTGACCACCAGCGTCATGACGAATTGCCGTTCGTCCGGCCAGAAGCCCATGAACAGCCAGACATCGTCGAAATGCTGGGTGTGGACCAGGATCGGCCGCATGACGAAGACCAGGGCGTGGAAGATCAGATACAGCGTCATCGGATGGAACATCGATGCGCTGCCGGAGCTGAGGAACACGGCGGTCACCAGCACCAGAACCAGGACCTGCGCGATCAGCGCCATTTCGATCATCGGCAAACCGTCCCCGGTCGGGGGCGTCCTTGGAAAGCGGCTGACGGGAGCGGCCAGCCTATACGCCCCGTTCCGGGCCGGCAGGGGTGCAGAGGGCGTGGCCCCTTCGCACCCGCACACCCCCTTCGCGCTTTTGCCGGTGCGGCGGGGCTGGGTCAGTCTCCCTCCACCGGCGGCCTCGCCGCTGGTTTTGAGGCCCATCGGCGGCATCGCCGCCGTCTTTGAGGAGGTTCTCCCATGTTCCGTTCCCACCCTCGTTTTCGACGTGGAGCGGCCCAAATCCTGCCTCGGCTTTTCCTGACCTGCGCGGTTCTGCTCCCGGTTGCCGGAGGGGGGCCGGCAATCGCGGCCGACACCAGCTTCGCCAGCACCACCTTCTATGTCTCGCCCACCGGCAACGACCGCTGGTCGGGACGCCTGTCACAGCCGTCGCCGGACGGGCGCGACGGTCCCTTCGCCACCCCGGCCCGCGCGCTGGCCGCCGCCAAGGGAAGCGGCCCGGTCATTGTGCGGCTGCATGGCGGCACCTATCGGCTGACCGCGCCGCTGGTGGTGGACGGCTCGCTGCCGGGGCTGCGGCTGACCGCGGTGGAGGGGGAGCGGCCGGTGCTGTCGGGCGGCGAAGCGGTTGGCGGCGCCCGGATGGCCGACGGCGTGTTGTCGGCGCCGCTGGCGCGCGATCCGGGGCTGGACGTCGCGATCGGCGGCCCCGGTGACGCTCGGCGGCTGGATGCGGCGCGCAGCGGCGATTTCAACCCCGGCGACCCGCGCAGCGGCTGGTTCCCGGCCAGGGCGGTCCAGTCCGATCCCAAAAGCCAGGGGAGCAAGCGCCAGATGCGGCTGCCGCCCGGCTTGCTGAAGGCCGGCTGGGCCGGGCCGGGGGTGCGGGCGCAGGCGCTGGACCGCGAACGGCTGTCCGACGACCTGCTGGACGTGGTGTCCGCCGATCCGGGCGGGCTGCTGAGCTTCGGCGGCGACGGGCAGTATCCCTACCGCGACGGCTCCACGGTGCGGCTGCTCGGCCATCCCGATTTCCTGACGCGGCCGGGCGAGTTCGCCTGGGACGCCGGGGCCAAACGGCTTCTGGTCAAGCCGCCGGCCGGGGTGAACGCCGCGGGGGCGGAGCTGGTGGTGGCGCGGCAGCCGGTGCTGCTGCGGCTGGACAATGCCCGCAACGTGACGGTGGACGGGTTGACCTTCACCGACGTGCCCTGGGACGGCAACGCGGTGGTGGTGAAGGGTGGCGGCGGCGCGCGCATCGCCGGCAACCGCTTCGCCCTGGTCGGCACCGCGGTGATGCTGGACGGGGCCGGCGGCAGCGAGGTGTCGGGCAACCGGATGGAGCATCTCGGCCGGTCGGGCGTGGTGCTGGCGCCGGGCAGCAACGGCAACCGCATCCTCGCCAACCGCATCGGCGACATCGGCGAGGTGCGCTTCTTCAGTGGCGGGGTGATGGGCGCCGGCATCCGCGACACGCTGATCGCCCACAACGACATCCGCCGTTCGGCCCGCTACGGCATCTCGATCAAGAACTGGAACCCGCAGACGGTGAACAGCGACAACACCATCGAGTTCAACCGCATCCGTGACACGGCGCGCCAGAGCGCCGACGCCGGCGCCATCGAGATGCTGGGCCGCAGCGGCAACGACACCCGCAGCGTCATCCGCTTCAACGACATCCGCGACACCGGCGGCCTCGCCACCGACGCCCAGGGCCAGTGGCTGGTCCGCTACAAGGGCTTCGGCATCTATCTGGACGACATGACCAGCGGGGTGACGGTTCAGGGCAACCTGCTGGCCAACACCGGCATGGCGGCGATCTTCCTGCATGGCGGCGACAACAACCGGGTGGCCGACAACGTCACGGTGATGAATGACGGCAAGGACCGCTTCCTGCGGCTGGAGTGGGTGCCCGGCGCCGGCCCGGCCGGCCGCATGCATGGCAATGTGGCGGACGGCAACGTCGTGGCCGGGCCGTCGCCGAAGGAGCAGCTGGTCAACAGCCTGTCCGGCGGCGACTACCGCATCGACAACACCCGGTTGGAGAACGCCGCCCCCGTTGTGGAGGCCGCCGGCATCGCCGGCGCCGCCAGGGCCGCGGCTCCGCCTGCCTCGGTTCCGCCTGCCGGGGACCGTCTGCTGGACCGTTTGGTGGCGATGAAGGAATTGCCGCTGGATCGCGTCGGGCCGGAGGGGATGCGGTAAGGGAAATAAAAACGCCCTCTCCCCGGGGGGAGAGGGCGTTCTTCAACGGCTTGTCGTCACGCCGTCGCCGGGCGGGCGAGGGCCGGGGGGAGGTCGGTCGCTTCCATCAGCGGGACGGCGACCGTCGGGGCCTTCCAGCTCAGGCTGTCGAAGGCGCCGCAATGGCCGCACAGCCCGCCCCAGTTATGGCTGACCGCCCCGCAGGAGCCGCAGGTCCACACCGGATCCTCCGGCGCGTTGGCGGCCTTGGCCAGCCAGTCCTTCGCCACCTCCTCGTCATGGCGCTCGCCGCGGTCCAGCGCGGCCATCAGCCGGTAGGTGCGGCGGGTCGGGCCGATCTCCATGGCGCGCTCCAGATGCTGGCGCGCCTCGCCCCAGAGCTGGGCGTCGATGGCGGCGCGGGCGACGGCGAGATGCGACTCGGCCGAGTCGGGGGCCTGCCGCACCAGCTTCTGGAACAGCCGGACACGGGTCAGCGCGTCATAGCTGGCGACGATGGTGCCGTAGATGTCGGCGAGCTCCGGATGGGGCTCGTGGCGCCAGGCCCGCTCCACCACCTTGGCGGCCGGCTTCAGCCGGTCGGCGGCGACCTGGAGACGGGCGAGACGCACCGCGGCGGGGGCGAAGCCCGGCATCAGGTCGTGCGCCGCCTGGGCGTGCGACAGGGCGGCGTCGGCGCGGCCGCGGCGTTCCGCCTCGAAGCTGCGCTCGAGCAGCAGGACGACGCGATGGCGGCGGCCCTCCTCGGTCGGCATCGCCCCGGCCTGGATCGCCTGTTGCAGCGTGCCCTCGGCGGCGGCCCAGTCACCGGCCCGCGCCTCCAGGTCATAGAGCGTGCCGAGCAGCCAAGGCGTGTTGGGTTGCAGCCCGCGCGCCTTGCGGGCGAGCGTCAGCGCCTCCACCCGGTCGCCCGACTTGATCGCCTGGGTCAGCAGCCCGCGCATGCCGAGGAAGGCGGTTTCCGGCCGTTCCAGCATGGCGGTGAAATACTGCTTGGCGGCGCGCTCGTCGCCCTGCAACTGGGCGGCCTGGGCCGACAGCAGCATGGTCAGCGGCGGCTCGTTCAGCAGCACGTCGGCCTTGCGCGCCATCTTGCGCGCGGTCGGCGCGTCGCCGGCGGCGATGGCGACCATGCCCTGGGTCAGCGCGCGATAGCCGCGCTCGCGCCGGCGGGCGCGGCTGTGGCGGCGCAGGCGCTGCGGCAGGCGGATCGTGCCGCGCAGCAGGCGGTAGCCCAGCGCCGCGAGGCCCAGCGCCGCCAGCAGAACCAGCAGGGCGACCCAGAAGGGCGCCTCGACGGCGTAGCCCAGCCAATGGACGCTGACGCTGCCGGGACGGTCGGCGAGCCAGATCGCGATCGCGATGACGACCGCGAGCTTCAGAAGGAACCAGAGGGCGCGGATCATTGGGCCGCCCCTTTCCCGCCGGCGGCGGTGGTCATCAGGGCGATGGCGCGGTCGTTCAGCTGGCGCGCGGCCTGATCGGCGGCCAGGCGCGCCTTGGCGTCGGCCAGCCACGCGGCGGCGGCCTGCGCCGCCGGACCCTGGAGCGCCGACAGCTCCTCCGCCGCCTTGGCGAGGTTGCCGGCGGCGAGATCCGCCTCGGCGCGGGCGACGACGGCGTCGGCGGTGGTGCCGACCACCCCGCCGCCCTCACGGCGCACGGTGACCAGGGTGGACAGCTTGCCGACCGCCGAATCGATCCAGCCGTTGCCCTCGCCGCGCACCTCGGCCCGGACGATCTCGCCGGCCAGCGGCTGGAAGCGGTCGGTCAGTTGGGCGCGGGTCGGGATGCCTTTGGCGGCATAGGGCGCCACGGCGTCGAGCGGCTGGGTCACGCCAGGGTCGGAGAGGCCGAGCGCGCGAACCGCCTGGAGGTCCTGCTGGAACGGCTGCCCGCCCGACAGGGCGGCGCGCAGCTGGCCGGCGGCCAGCACCAGCGCCTGGGCGGTGCTGGCGGCGTCCTGCCGTTCGCTGACGGTCTGCTTGATGCCGGCGATCTGCTGAGTCAGCGCCACGACCTCGCCGCGCAGATCCTGGGCGGCCTGGGCGCCGCCGGCGGCGGCGGTGACCTTCTGCTCCAGGGCGGCGAGGCGGTCGGCCAGCGCCTTCTGGGCGTCGCCGGCATCGGCACCGGCGGCCGGGCGCTTCTCCAGCGCGTCGATCCGCTGGGCCAGCGCGGAGAGGTCGGCGTTGCCGCCGCCGGCCGCCGCCGGCCGCTGCTCCAGCTTGCCGACGCGGTCGGCGAGCTGCTGGATCTGCGCGCGCAGGGCCGGGTCGGCCGGGGCGGACGCGCCGCTCGCGGCGGAGGTGGCCGGCCAGCCGGGCAGGGCCGGACCCCACCAGGGTTCCGACAATGCCGCGGCGCCGACCAGCAGGGCGACGACCGACAATGCCGCGGCGAAGCCGCCGCTGGGCCGCGGTTCCTCGAGATAGGACGGGGTCGGGGCGATGGTCGGGCGCACCGGTTCGGCATTGGCGCCGCGGCTGTAGCCCGCGCCGCCGGCGGTGGTCGTCGGTTTGTCCTTATCCGCGCCGGCCTTTTCCGTGCCGTTCTTCGGCGCGTCGGCAAGGCTGTCGGCGGCGCCAACCGGCGTGACCGGCGGAATCAGGGCGTCGGCCGATCGCAGTTCGGTCACCGGTCCGGGTGGGGGCGTGTCGGCGGCCGGACCGCCGTCGGCCGGGGAAGCGGCCGTGGAAGGTGCCGGCTCCGCCACCGGGGTGACGTCGATGGTGGTTTCGGCCGGGACGGCGGCGACGGAGGCGTCGGCCTGCCGGTCCTCGCTGGGGGTGGCGGCGTCCAGGTCGGCGTCGTCGAGCTTGATGCGGTGCTTGGCGGCGGCGGCGCGGAGGTCGGCATGGCGGGCCAGCGGGATCGCGCCCCGCTTCTTCCAGCCCTGGACCGTGGTCACCGGGGTGTCGAGCTTGTTGGCCATCGGGCGGATGCCGCCGAAACGTTCGACGATGCGGTCGACCGCCGCATTGCCGGTGCTGGCGCCGTCGCCGTCACGGTCGGGGCCTGGGCCGGCGCCGGGGCGTTCGGAGCCTGGACGAGAGGTCATGGGCTGTACCTTCGGTTCGCTGTTGTTCGTTTCAACGTCACAGCCCCCTGACCGGTCCCCCTCGTCCCCCGTCCGGCCGAGATCCCCACCGGACGCGCCGGGCGGAGGTAAGCCGTACGGCCGGACCGCGCCGGGGTTACCCGGCGACCGGCAACAGATCGAGCAGGGAGTCCTGCTCTGGCCGCGCCGCCACCCGTACGCTCTTCCACGGCACCGCTCCCCCGTCGCCGTACGCACAGGCAGCCTCCGCGACCGCGGGGCTGAGGCAGAACGCGTCGACCGTACGACAACGATCGACCAGTCCCGCCCCGGCCAGCAACCTAACAAAGGATGAAGCGGTACGGGGAGAGAAAAACAGCACGCCGTCCAAACCGGACGTACGCAAAAATGTCGCGGTCTCATCCGACAGGGTTAGCGCGGGTACGGCGTCGTACATCACGCTGCGCCGCAGCATGAAGCCGGCGGCGCCCAGCAAGCCGGCAAGGTCGCCGGCGACCTTGCTTCCCGCCACATGCAGCAGCGTACCGGCGGACGGATCGCGCAGGGCGCGGACGCGCCCGGCCAGCGCGTACACGTCGCCCGACGCGCTGTCGACCATGGTGAAGCCGGCGGCCCGCGCCGCCCGCGCCGTGGCGTCGCCGACGGCGTGCACCGGACGGTCGCGCCGGCTCGTACGTTTGGAGTATGCCCGTACGCCGTTCGCGCTGGTGAAGAGCAGCGCCTGTACGTCGGAAAGGTCGGGCTCCGGCCCGTCGAGCCAGACCATCGACAGCATCGGTTCCACTGCCGTGTCGTGGCCGAGCGCCTCCAGCCGCCGGACCAGCGGCTCGGCGTCCTCCGCCGGACGCGTCACCAGCAGACGCGTACGGGGGCGGGACGGGGACGGGACGGGACGGGCGGGCTGCTTTTCCGTCATGCGGAAAACCTCCCGGAGTGGAGGGTCAGTGCGGGGTGGCGGCGAAGAAATCGGGCGGAAGCTGCGCCCGGATCTCGGCCCCGGCGTCGGCGCCAAGCGACTCGGCGTTCGCCGCCTTGCCGCGCCGCTCCGCCCGGAAGATGCTGCGGCCGTCGCAGGACAGCACCTTGGCGCGCAGATGCAGCGCGTCGCCGTCCAGCAGGGCCAGTGCCGCGATCGGGGTGCGGCAGGACCCGTCCAGCGCGGCGAGCAGCGCCCGCTCCGCCGTGACGCGGACCATGGTCTCGGCGCAGTTCAGCGGGGCGAGCAGGGCGCGGGTGGCGTCGTCGGCGCTGCGGATCTCGATGCCGATGGCGCCCTGGGCCACCGCCGGCAGCATGGTTTCCGGTTCCAGCACCGCGCTGATGCGGCCGGTCAGGCCGAGGCGGCGCAGGCCGGCCAGCGCCAGCAGGGTGGCGTCGACCTCGCCGGCGTCGAGCTTGGACAACCGGGTCTGCACATTGCCGCGCAGCGGGAAAATCCTCAGGTCGGGACGCAGCTCCAGCACCTGGGCCTGGCGGCGCAGCCCGGCGGTGCCGACCACGGCGCCGGCCGGCAGGTCGGCCAGACCGCCGCCGGAGCGGGAGAAGAAGGCGTCGCGCGGATCCTCGCGCGGCAGCAGGGTGGCGATCTCCAGCCCGTCGGGAAGCTGGGTCGGCACGTCCTTCATCGAATGGACGGCGAGGTCGGCGCGGCCGTCGAACAGCGCCTCCTCCAGCTCCTTGGTGAACAGGCCCTTGCCGCCGGCCTCCGCCAGGGTGCGGTCGAGGATGCGGTCGCCGGTGGTCTTGAAGACGACGATCTCGATGGCGCCGGGCGCCGCGAGATGCGGATGGGCGGCGATCAGGCGGTCGCGGGTTTCATGGGCCTGCGCCAGCGCCAGCGGGCTGCCGCGCGTCCCGATACGGAGCGGGTGGGTCGTCATGGGCCCGAGTTCTAGGGGATCCGCGCAGCTTTGCAAGGATTCGTCTGTTTCCCATACATAAGATTGAGGCGGATCAAATTCCGGGCGCGCGGCCCGCGGCGGGGTATCGGGCGGGGGCGGGCGCAACTCCGCCCTATACCCGGACGGCCAAGGCGGCTAATTTGGCGCCATGATCGTTCTTGGAATCGAAACGAGCTGCGACGAGACGGCCGCCGCGATCGTCACCGACGCGCGTGAAATCCGCGCCGACGTCGTGCTGTCGCAGCTGGACGACCACACGCCCTATGGCGGCGTCGTTCCGGAAATCGCCGCCCGCGCCCATCTGGAGCATCTCGACGGGCTGATCCGCCGCGCCATGGCCGAGGCCGGGATCGGCTTCGGCGACCTCGACGCGGTGGCGGCCACCGGCGGGCCGGGGCTGATCGGCGGCGTCATCGTCGGGGTGATGACCGCCAAGGCCATCGCCGCGGCGCGCGGACTGCCCTTCGTCGCCGTCAACCATCTGGAAGGCCATGCGCTGACCGCGCGGCTGACCGACGGCGTCGCCTTTCCCTATCTGCTGCTGCTGGTGTCGGGCGGCCATTGCCAGCTGTTGGCGGTGGAGGGGGTCGGGCGTTACCGCCGGCTCGGCACCACCATCGACGACGCGGTCGGCGAGGCGTTCGACAAGACCGCCAAGCTGCTGGGGCTGGGCTATCCCGGCGGGCCGCTGGTGGAGAAGGCGGCGGCGCGGGCGACCGATCCGGCGCGCTTCAGCCTGCCGCGGCCGATGCTGGGCCGTCCGGGCTGCGACTTCTCCTTCTCCGGGCTGAAGACCGCGGTGCGGCGCCATGTGGAGGAGTTGGGGGGCACGCTGACGGAGGCCGACCGCAACGACCTCGCCGCCGCCTTCCAGGCGACGGTGGCGGAGGTGCTGGCCGACCGCTGCGCCCGCGCCATCCGCCGCTTCAAGGAGGAGCATCCGCAGGGCGGCGCCCTGGTGGTGGCCGGCGGCGTCGCCGCCAACAAGGCGATCCGCAGCCGGCTGTCGATGCTGGCGCAGACGCAGCGCATGCCGTTCGTCGCGCCACCGCTGCGCCTGTGCACCGACAACGCCGCGATGATCGCCTGGGCCGGGATCGAGCGCTTCCGGCTGGGCGGGAGCGATCCCTTGAACTTCGCCCCGCGTCCGCGCTGGCCGCTCGACCCGGACGCGGCGCCGGTGATCGGGCGCGCCGGGGTCGGCGCGGGGGTGAAGGCGTGAAA from Azospirillum sp. B510 includes:
- a CDS encoding MAPEG family protein, coding for MSDTGLRPQAARPQASHGRKGLVFRALLVNGAAGALTVLLFVLLLSLVAPPDGVSSPAARMALWARLAVWPALVLFLMVGGVMAMRGRHAALNPIDDPESRGQRICQRVLSNSVEQSAIFLPALAGLVATLPQPSLAAAAVATGLFVLGRLLFWAGYLIHPFARAPGMAMTLTVTLIVLGWAVLLQLGGMRPG
- a CDS encoding heme biosynthesis protein HemY encodes the protein MIRALWFLLKLAVVIAIAIWLADRPGSVSVHWLGYAVEAPFWVALLVLLAALGLAALGYRLLRGTIRLPQRLRRHSRARRRERGYRALTQGMVAIAAGDAPTARKMARKADVLLNEPPLTMLLSAQAAQLQGDERAAKQYFTAMLERPETAFLGMRGLLTQAIKSGDRVEALTLARKARGLQPNTPWLLGTLYDLEARAGDWAAAEGTLQQAIQAGAMPTEEGRRHRVVLLLERSFEAERRGRADAALSHAQAAHDLMPGFAPAAVRLARLQVAADRLKPAAKVVERAWRHEPHPELADIYGTIVASYDALTRVRLFQKLVRQAPDSAESHLAVARAAIDAQLWGEARQHLERAMEIGPTRRTYRLMAALDRGERHDEEVAKDWLAKAANAPEDPVWTCGSCGAVSHNWGGLCGHCGAFDSLSWKAPTVAVPLMEATDLPPALARPATA
- a CDS encoding alpha/beta hydrolase family protein yields the protein MTRFPPSALLALAVVALAVLAPALPAHADQPAAEPPVIGFQKLALPATPEHRALEVAVWYPAEPVGDSTLVGDTPVMTGMALRAGAPPRPGRHGLVVLSHGYGGNWTNQQWLAAGLVAQGYVVAAPNHPGSTSRDMAPPGASMLWKRPGDISRVIDWLTGEPRWSGLLIADRAAVIGHSLGGWTAVALAGGRFEPWRHEAACKAHPAMAACGPEIGALEGGDTNAPTPTSQAWSGAALADRRIAAVVTLDLGLAQGFDPASLAALDKPFLVLGAGPGNPKMPVELESRHLAALLPRDKARYVEIADASHFSFLGICKTGAIPLLEAASPGDGMICRDGDGTDGDGRNREAIHRQLSELVVGFLTSAMPPRAMPPN
- a CDS encoding right-handed parallel beta-helix repeat-containing protein — encoded protein: MFRSHPRFRRGAAQILPRLFLTCAVLLPVAGGGPAIAADTSFASTTFYVSPTGNDRWSGRLSQPSPDGRDGPFATPARALAAAKGSGPVIVRLHGGTYRLTAPLVVDGSLPGLRLTAVEGERPVLSGGEAVGGARMADGVLSAPLARDPGLDVAIGGPGDARRLDAARSGDFNPGDPRSGWFPARAVQSDPKSQGSKRQMRLPPGLLKAGWAGPGVRAQALDRERLSDDLLDVVSADPGGLLSFGGDGQYPYRDGSTVRLLGHPDFLTRPGEFAWDAGAKRLLVKPPAGVNAAGAELVVARQPVLLRLDNARNVTVDGLTFTDVPWDGNAVVVKGGGGARIAGNRFALVGTAVMLDGAGGSEVSGNRMEHLGRSGVVLAPGSNGNRILANRIGDIGEVRFFSGGVMGAGIRDTLIAHNDIRRSARYGISIKNWNPQTVNSDNTIEFNRIRDTARQSADAGAIEMLGRSGNDTRSVIRFNDIRDTGGLATDAQGQWLVRYKGFGIYLDDMTSGVTVQGNLLANTGMAAIFLHGGDNNRVADNVTVMNDGKDRFLRLEWVPGAGPAGRMHGNVADGNVVAGPSPKEQLVNSLSGGDYRIDNTRLENAAPVVEAAGIAGAARAAAPPASVPPAGDRLLDRLVAMKELPLDRVGPEGMR
- a CDS encoding glycosyltransferase family 2 protein, with product MTLTVSAVIATYNRGPELRIALTRLMAQTTPPMEIIVIDDGSSDGTGAMMRAEFPAVRYVRQPHNGGLILARNFGFVNTSGDCILSVDDDSWFAEPDGLARCVAHLESHPEVAAVACNIETRDGLVYFPRNAAPFDVPWYVGCGHLLRRSAVERVGLYMPELYRQGEEKDRCLRLVGAGFRVVALPDVMVYHDKSEKGRKPGLERFYNHRNDLIREVARCPAPLMAWRLARSWAGNSWKNLRHGPRLTDLKVLLALPEILRIGLKHRAPVGVGAYRRWLHLARTAAPASAAPADKAVSRAASRPVAAERPSPARSE
- a CDS encoding membrane protein, whose protein sequence is MIEMALIAQVLVLVLVTAVFLSSGSASMFHPMTLYLIFHALVFVMRPILVHTQHFDDVWLFMGFWPDERQFVMTLVVSSVGLIAFAAACVWAGLARPDWTPDGEPAPGFTFDRVDIVAFLTTAALLAPLAIYSAVQRQAGASFDGTGDVQMERDPLTGQPIYTNTTGYIAEAHSMGLPLTLGLIWVCRFHPLSFIPFAGFVAYRAYLGWGRWAIIMGILGLVLLLLYRSRSKWFRLWHVLAAIPVLGLFTVLGNNRDAFRDVLAGDAPVSVLFRFNGGSGGGRALDALAGQDLANFDFLAYILWVVPKQSATYTWFTQYLQLFTEPIPRLLWPGKPVGAPVKWVDLNDYGVFYNLTTSLPGDGWMSAGWIGMVVTMVVVGLILGRLHRWFWTSGFRNRYAVLFYCAFLPLCLQWFRDGNITIVKFGFFSLLPILLWIALTRALRAWGILDDDPLGPVVAPPNPATRFAGGPRPSLARREPS